A single window of Montipora capricornis isolate CH-2021 chromosome 14, ASM3666992v2, whole genome shotgun sequence DNA harbors:
- the LOC138033467 gene encoding DPY30 domain-containing protein 1-like, with protein MDSEYLKKHVGNALAAGLAEIAEKRPVDPIEYLAHWLKKYVENEEFAKMKLEEEKALELEKKEAAEELVREQKRKEEAEAIARQEAYEKAANEEVVVDQTPRPIPPEVTATLAPVAEGDEEQDNKADEAEKTAEEGGIPTGTEGEGTAVLVAEGDEQASDAQEGKEEVRPAEEAADSKDKAGGQGTEEEAGDQTTRTEGESAVEEAAEDNEKEEEAPKEAKEESETTGEGQ; from the exons ATGGACTCAGAATACCTCAAAAAACACGTGGGAAACGCTTTAGCTGCTGGCCTGGCTGAAATAGCTGAAAAAAGACCTGTTGACCCGATAGAATATCTTGCACATTGGCTGAAAAAGTACGTCGAAAATGAAGAATTTGCAAAGATG aaattggaggaagaaaaagcTCTTGAACTAGAGAAAAAGGAAGCTGCAGAAGAGCTTGTGAGAGAACAGAAACGGAAGGAAGAGGCTGAGGCCATTGCTCGACAGGAAGCCTATGAAAAAGCTGCAAATGAGGAAGTAGTAGTTGATCAAACTCCACGTCCAATACCACCAGAAGTTACAGCAACATTAGCCCCAGTGGCTGAGGGAGATGAAG AGCAAGACAACAAAGCAGACGAGGCTGAGAAGACAGCGGAAGAAGGGGGAATACCCACCGGGACTGAAGGCGAGGGGACGGCTGTTTTGGTAGCCGAAGGGGATGAGCAAGCCAGTGATGCACAGGAAGGAAAAGAGGAGGTGAGACCAGCTGAAGAAGCAGCAGACAGTAAAGATAAAGCGGGAGGTCAGGGTACCGAAGAGGAAGCAGGTGATCAGACAACTAGAACAGAAGGCGAATCGGCTGTGGAAGAAGCAGCTGAAGACAACGAAAAAG aAGAGGAAGCGCCTAAAGAAGCAAAAGAAGAAAGCGAAACAACAGGAGAAGGACAGTAA